Below is a genomic region from Algoriphagus halophilus.
GGTCAGTTATTGGTTAAAATCACACAGGAAGAGCTGACCAAACTCATGGGTGGCACCAAAGTGGAAATCAATTTATCTGGAGACCCTTCTGTAGTATTGATTTCTGGTCTTCAAGGTTCTGGTAAAACTACTTTTTCAGGGAAATTAGCAAGTTTACTTAAGAAACAGGGTAGACAAGTTCTTTTAGTGGCTTGTGATATTTACAGACCGGCTGCGATTGACCAGTTGAAAGTGCTAGGTGAGCAAGTAGGGGTTGAGGTGTATGCGGAGCCAGAAAATAAAAATGCATTAGAAATAGCAAACAATGCGATCGCATATGCTAAGAAATCAGGGAAGAAAACCGTGATTGTCGATACAGCAGGTCGTTTGGCTGTGGATGAGCAAATGATGCAGGAAATTGAGGAGTTGAAAAAAGAGCTCAATCCTTCCGAGACCTTGTTTGTTGTTGACTCCATGACTGGTCAAGATGCTGTAAATACCGCAAAAACTTTTGACGAGCGTTTAGATTTCAATGGGGTGGTGTTGACGAAATTAGATGGTGATACCCGTGGTGGTGCAGCTATTTCTATTCGTCACGTAGTCAATAAACCAATCAAATTCATCTCTACAGGTGAAAAGATGGAGAATATTGACGTATTCCACCCAGATAGAATGGCCCAACGTATTTTGGGTATGGGAGATGTAATCTCCTTAGTAGAACGTGCTCAGCAATCCTTTGATGAGGAAGAGGCCAAAAGGATCAATTCAAAAATCCGAACCAACAGTTTCAATTTTGATGATTTCCTTTCTCAACTAGAGCAGGTGAAGAAAATGGGTAATATCAAAGATTTGATGGGAATGATCCCTGGTATGGGCAAGGCTATGAAGGGCTTGGATATTGATGATGATTCTTTCAAACCTATAGAAGCTATTATCAAAAGTATGACCCCTTTGGAAAGGCAACAACCTGATGTGATCGATGGAAGTAGAAGAAAGCGTATTGCAAATGGATCAGGAAGGACCATTACTGAAGTCAATAATTTGATGAAGCAATTTAGCGATATGCGTAAGATGATGAAGCAGATGAATAAAATGGGCGGGGCTAAAGCAGCCATGAGCCGATTGATGCCAGGAGGCAAAAGATAAAAGTAAAAAGGGAGCTTCAAGCTCCCTTTTTTAATTCTTTAATTCATCCATTTGCTTAGAAACTCAAGGAAAGCTTCTTTGTAATTATCTCCTACGGCAATGTGGTGTTTTCCAATCTGAATTACATTTTTTGAAACCGAATCAATATGATCTAATGAAACAATATAGGATCGGTGTACCCGCATAAAGTGGGAGGAAGGGAGTAGCTCTTCCATACTTTTCAAACTTGTCAAAGAGAGTAGAGGGTTGGGCTTGGAAATTAAATGAACTTTGACATAGTCCTTGTAAGCTTCTACGTAGGCAATATCTTTTAAAATCACTTTCACCAACTGATACTCCACTTTTAAAAAAATGTATTCGGGAACAGCATTAGACTCAGCTAGATTACTGCTGATAGGTGTTGCGGAGTTTAACTTTTCAAAATAGCTAAAAGCCTTTGTGGCAGCATTTAGAAATTCTTCGTAGCTATAAGGCTTTAGCAAATAATCCAAAGCTTCCACTTTATAGCCCTCTATGGCGAATTGATGGTAAGCTGTGGCAAAAATGATTCTTGTCTTATCAGAATTCTTTTTTCCATCCAATACCCTAGCAAGTTCCATCCCGGAAAGATCAGGCATTTGGATGTCCATGAATATTAACTGGACTTCATTTTGGTTGATAAAGCCTAAAGCTTCGATTCCATTACTGAACCGGCCTTCTAGTTGTAGGAAAGAGGTTTGCTCAATGAACTTGCAGATCAAGTCGAGGGCTAATGGCTCGTCATCTATCGCTACACATTTGAGTTTCATGCAAGATTAATTGTAAGGTTTACCCAATACTCATTATTGGATTCTTCTTTACCAAATTTAAGCCGATGTTTTTCAGGATATAATAAAGCAAGCCTTCTCTGAGTATTGACCATGCCAATCCCATTTTCTTTAGCTTCAGGGCTATCTGAGTGGATAGGAAAAATTTGATTTCGAGTTTCAAAAAATAAGGTTTCACCCATTACTTCCAGACGGATGGTTATTTCACATTCCTTCTGACTACTGATTCCATGCTTAAAAGAGTTTTCTAAAAAAGGAAGCAATAACATAGGAGCAATGATATGATCATCTTTGGGCTCTTCTATTTTCAGATTTAATTTGACATTATTCGAAAGCCTCATCTTCATTAACTCAATATAGTCTTGAATAAAGTTGACTTCTTTTTTTAGTAGCGTGACATCCTTTTGATTTTCATACAGTACATATCGCATCATTCTAGAAAGTTTTAATAAAGCTTCCTGTGCTTTTTTCACATCTAGATTGGTGAGTGAATAGATGTTATTTAAGGTGTTAAAGAAGAAATGAGGATTGATCTGTGCTTTTAAATAGGATAGTTCTGTATTGATTTTCTGCTTTTCAAGATCTTGACGTTCCACTTCATCCCGCTGCCATTTTTGTACCAATGCCAAAGAAGTACTTAATCCTATAGATACCATATATAATAGAATCTGGAAGACATCTCCTGGCAACCATCTTCCCCTTGGTGAATAGGGCTTATTTGGATTGAAGAATTCATGCATCTTTTGGGGATACTTAATGAATTGCTCAAAATAAATAATGGAAAAGTAAAAAAGGATAGCCCCTCCCACCACCAATAAGATGTATTGATAGTTTTTTCCTTTAAGAAGAATCCTCGGGACGGTGATGGAAACATTGGAGTAGAAAACTCCAATGAGGAATATGATGAGAAAAACCTGCTTATACCAAAATGCATCTGGTAATTCATTATCTCCCATTCTCCAAGATAGCGGAGATAGCAAGATTAGAATGATGCAGAGCATCAACCAACCAAGTATATGGACGATAAATGAAAGGTTCTTTTTTGAGCTAAATGGAGGCATTTGTTTGTATTTCGATCTGAAACTAAGGAAAAGTCCCTAAACACCTAAAATAAAATCTACCAATCTAAGAATTACATCTCTAGAACATCCATTTGAATAGATAAACCCGTTTATCGGCTGATTTTTGGGTTTAATCCGGCGGTTTCCCTGTTTAGTCGATAAAACTAAAGGAATGGTCTATTACACCGTTAGAGTGTAAAACAATCGGTGTTGTTTTGCTGTACATAACTGTGTAAAGCAACTCAGCAACAACTATCATGAAGAAATTATTTTACTTAACCTTAATTTTTAGCACCATTACTTCGGTGGGGATTTTTGCCCAAAGTACTGATGGGGATAAAAAAACTCCTGCAAGGATTATTGGAGTAGCTAAAGATCAAAATACCGGAGAGGCCGTTCCTTATGCGACTGCCGCTCTTTATAAAGCTGGTACAGAAGAAAACATTGCCGGTGGTGTGGCTGATGATGAAGGGAAGTTCTTTATCACAGGAATGAAGCCAGGATCCTATACTCTTAAAGTAAGCTTTTTGGGATTCGAAACTCAAACAGTAGATAATATTCAGGTTACTTCTCCCAATGGAGATGTGAATCTAGGAGATATTCTTATGGCAGATGAAGGGGTAGCTTTGGAAGAAGTTACTGTCCAAGGCCAAAGAGAATTGATCGAAGAGCGAGTAGATAGAACCATCTATAAAGCAGAAAATGACAAAACTACGGCTGGGGGAGATGGTACAGATGTTCTTAGAAGGGTTCCAATGCTTTCAGTTGATTTGGATGGTAACGTATCCATGAGAGGAAGTAGTAATATCACGGTTTTGATTGATAACAGACCTTCTGCCATTGCGGCAAGCAGTATTACAGATGCATTGAAGCAGATTCCTGCTGATGAAATTAAGGCTGTAGAAGTAATTACTTCGCCTTCCGCTAGGTTTGACGCAGAAGGAACATCTGGGGTGATCAATATTGTGACTAAGAAAAATAACCTTCAAGGTATGTCATTGAATGTTCGTACTGGAACTGGCTTAAGAGGTTCTGATTTAGGTTTGAACGCAAGTGCCAGAAAAGGAAAGTTCGGATTTACTCTTGGAGGTTTTGGCCGTGCAGGGTATAATGTTTTAGGAAGTTTCGAAAACAACCAAGTACTGACCAACCCAGATAATTCTATCTCTACCATTTCTCAATCTGCTGATACGGAAAGAACCTACATGTTTGGTAGATACAATTTTGGAGTGGATTACGAAATCGACAAATACAATTTCTTGACTGGTGCTGTGAACTTTGGTATTAGAAACTCCAAAAATAGCCAAGACAACTTCTTGACTCAAAATTATCTTAATGGAGATTTGGTGAGAAATGCCTTAAGAGAAACTAACTCCAAAGACAATTCTAACTCGATCGACCTGAGTTTGAACTATACCAGAACTTTTGAAAAGAAAGGAAAGGAAATCAGTTTATTGACTTTGTATAGTAGAGATAACCGTGAGAGCTCCTTTATTAACACCTTATTTAATGAAGATTTCCAAACTATTGATTCTAGGTTGAAGAATGACAACCCTAGCAAGAATGAGGAATACACAGTTCAATTGGATTTTGTTGAGCCTTTAGGAAAAGATGGTAAGTCCATCCTAGAATATGGAGCAAAAAATATATTAAGAAAATCAGTTTCTGATTTCACGTATTACCAAGCAGAAGGAGCAGATGGGGAATTTGTGATCAATCCAGATCCAAACATTTCCAATGCATTTAATTATGATCAAAATGTAACTGCTGGGTATGTTTCTTATACCGCTACCTTATTTAAAAATTATACCATCAAGCCAGGATTAAGGTATGAATACACAACCATTAATGCAGATTTTGAAACAGAAGCAGCTGCAGATATCCCTTCTTATGGAACCTTCGTGCCAAGTGTAAACTTGAGCAGAAAAATGAAGAATGGCAACCTGATCAAGGCAGCATATAATAGACGTATTTCTAGACCTTCCATGAGATACTTGAACCCTAATTTGGATGTTTCTAACCCAACACAATGGTCTCAAGGTAACCCAACATTGGATCCAGAATATACAGACAATTACGAAATTGGATATAGTACCTATTTCAAAGAGACGATGTTAAATTTCACAGGTTACTTCAGAAATACTACGGGTTCAATTCAAGCAGTTAGAACAATTCAAAATGATGGAGTGATATTCACTACTTATGAAAACATTGGAGAGGAGCAAGCAATTGGTGTGAATATCTTTACAAATATCAACATCAGTAGCAAGTTCTCTTTGAACGGTAGTATTGAAACATATTACTCTATGCTTGATAATGGTTTGACCGATCCTCTATACGCTGCATCTAATCAAGGGTTTGTAGTTTCAGGTCGTATGTTTGGTAACTATTCCTTACCAAAAGACTGGCAGATTCAATTGTTCACATTTGCTAGAGGTAGTAGAGTTCAGCTTCAAGGTACTTCTGGTGGTTTTGCAGCTTATGGTTTAGGTATCAACAAGCAGTTTAACGAGAAGAGAGGAAGTATTGGATTTGGAGCAGATAACTTCCTGTCTAAAGAGTTTACAGTAAGAAATGAAATCGTTACTCCTACGATCGTTCAAAACAGTACGAACGTGATGCGAAACATGAATTTCAAAATCAACTTTAGCTACAGAATAGGAAAGTTGAGTATGGATCAAAGATCAAGAAGGAAGAAATCCATCAATAATGATGATCTGAAAAGTGGAGGAGATGGAAACGATATGAACCAAGGTGGTGGTGCTACTGGGGTTTCAAATAATAAATAATTGAATTAACATGCTGGGTTTGAGGTTGCTCAAATCCAGCTTTCATAAAACATCAAAAAAACTATTTTAGATAGATTGGGTATAAACAAAAAAGCCAACCTTTTTGAGGTTGGCTTTTTTTATGTTTTGGGATTCTTATTTGTAGCTTACTTTTTTGATTGCGTCTACCGTTCTTTGAACGTTTGGAATAGTCACATCAATATAAGTAGGAGAGTAACTCAAAGGAATATCCATAGAGTTTACTCTAACTATTGGTGCATCTAAATAATCAAATGCATATCTCTGAAAATGATAGGTTAATTCAGATGAAATAGCCGCCAATGGATTTGCTTCCTCTACAATTACTGCTCTATTTGTTTTCTTAAGGGATTCAACGCAAGTAGCATAATCGATAGGTCGTACAGTTCTTAGGTCAATTACCTCACAGTCGATACCTTCTTTTGCCATTTCTTCTGCTGCTTGAAGCGCTACTTTCATCATTTTACCAAAAGAAATAACAGTCACATCATTTCCTTTTCTTTTGATGTCAGCTATTCCAATAGGAAGTAAATATTCCCCATCAGGCACTTCGCCTTTATCACTGTACATGACTTCAGACTCCATGAAAATTACTGGATCTGGGTCACGTATTGCCGCTTTTAATAAACCTTTGGCATCGTATGGATTAGAAGGAACAATTACCTTCAAGCCAGGAGTATTTGCAAACCAGTTTTCAAAGTTGGAAGAGTGCGTAGCTCCCAGTTGACCTGCGTTTCCAGTAGGACCTCTAAATACGATAGGCACACTATAGGCCCCGCCTGTCATTGCTAGCATTTTTGCAGCTGAATTGATGATTTGATCAATGGCAACCAAAGAAAAGTTGAATGTCATGAACTCGATGATAGGTTTTAGGCCATTCATGGCTGCACCTACCCCTAATCCTGCAAAACCAAGTTCTGCAATCGGAGTGTCATAAATTCTTTCAGGGCCGAACTCATCTAGCATCCCCTGTGACACTTTATATGCACCGTTATATTCAGCAACTTCTTCGCCCATTAAAAAAACGCTCTTATCACGTCTCATTTCTTCAGACATGGCCTCTCTCAGGGCTTCACGAAACTGTAATTCTCTCATTAGTGTAAGACAAAATTTGGTTCGTAAAAATAGAAAGGAATTGGGCAATTGCAAAAATACACCGCGTGATTAATATTCTTATTTAACCCAAATAGACAGTTTTGGTGTTTACAAATTCCAAAATGCCATATCTGCCTAGCTCTCGACCAAATCCGGATTTTTTGATGCCGCCAAAAGGGAGGTGAGGATTAGAAGCAACCATGGAGTTGATAAATACAGCTCCACTTTCAATTTTACTCGCCAGTAACTCTCCCTTCTTGAGGTCTTTAGTCCAAATTGAGCTGCCTAGTCCAAATTCAGAATCATTTGCCAACTTGATGGCTTCTTCCTCATTTTTTACAGAAAACAGGGTGGCTACTGGCCCAAAAAGCTCTTCCGAATAGGCTGGAGAATTTGAAGAAATGTCCGTTAAAACGGTGGGAGTGAATAATGCTTTCCCATCCTCAGGTTTTACTCCCCCTACTAGCACTTTTGCTCCTTTTTCTACACTCGTTTTCACTTGATCATACAACTCTGACGCTAAATCAGCTCTAGCCATACATGCATAATCTGATTTTTCATCCAAAGGATCACCTTGATTCAATTCTTTTAATTTTCCAGAGAAAAGTTCTACAAATTTGGAATAGACGTCTTGTTCTATAATAAACCGTTTGGCAGCAATACAACTTTGTCCATTGTTGATCATTCTGGCCTTGACGGCAGTTTCAGCTGCTAAATCAATGTCTGCGTCTTTTAAAACGATAAAAGGGTCGCTTCCCCCAAGCTCCAAAACGGCTTTTTTGATGTTTTTCGCCGCTTCAGATGCTACACTGGCACCTGCTTTTTCGCTTCCAGTAAGTGTGACGGCTTTGATGATTGGATTGGAAATTACTTGAGTTGTGGCTTTTGAGTCAATCAATAAACTTTGAAAAACACCTTTTGGGAATCCTGCTCGTTCGAAAACCTCCTCAATTGCCAAAGAACATTGCGGGACATTCGATGCATGTTTTAAGAGTCCGGTATTTCCAGCCATCAAAGTGGGTGCAGCAAAACGAAAAACCTGCCAAAAAGGGAAATTCCAAGGCATTACTGCTAATACAGCGCCTATGGGTTCATGGCTAAGTTTTGCCTTCTTTCCATCTGGTAATTCGATGGGTTCATCTTGAAGGAATTCAGATGCGTTTTTGGAATAATACTCACAGACCCAAGCGCATTTTTCCACTTCTGCTACGGATTCTTTGATTACTTTGCCCATTTCTAAAGAAATGATGTTGGCATATTTCTGTTTTTCCTTTAGTAGCTGTTTTCCCGCATTTGACATGAGTTCAGCGCGTTCAGAAAAAGATGTGTTTTTCCAATTATTGTAGGTTTGATCTGACAATTCTAACTTTTCCCGAATTCCAGGTTCATTTAAAGAGGGATAGCTTTTTAACAATTCTCCAGTGTATGGATTAACCGATTTGATTTCACTCATTTTTTTGTTGGTTTGCCTTCTTTCATCCAGTTGTCGATTCCACCTTCCAATAGATAGACATGCTTAAAACCAGATTCCTTCATGTATGTTGCGGCCTTTGCTTGCCGGATACCGGATTTACAATAGACCACATAGGATTTATTTTTGTCTAGATTTTCTATTTGTTTTTGAAAATCATCTCCCAAAAAGTTGGTAAGCATGGCTCCATTTATGTGACCTTCAGCATATTCTTCTGGTGTTCTGACATCTAAAATAACCGGTTGCGAATTTTGGGATAACAGCTCCTCAAATTCCTTGACAGAAATGTCCTTGATCGGTTCGTCTTTGGATTCAGTTGAACAGGCAACAAGGATCGACATTAAGAGGAAAGCAAGGAAAGTTTTTAGATAAGATTTCATGGGTGAATTGTTTGAAGTGAACTTTTTGAGGGCCAAATTGAAAGGAATTTAAGTCCTTTATTTATAAATGTCCACTAAGATTGCACTCATTTCTGATTCACACAGCTTTATTGATCACAAAACCCTTACCTATTTACAAGAAGTAGATGAGATTTGGCATGCGGGGGATATTGGAGACCCTAAAGTAATGGAGTCCCTTCCTAAAGGAAAGCTTATTAGGGCCGTTTTTGGGAATATAGATGATATGGGAATTCAACAAACTTATCCAGAATGGGAATGCTGGGAGACTGAGGGAGTGACTGTTTTGATGACTCACATTGGGGGGAAACCTCCACGATATGCGAAAGGAGTGAAGTCAAAAATCAAGGAATTCAGCCCCCAACTTTTTATTTGTGGACATTCTCATATTTGCAAGGTGGAGTTTGATCCTGCTTTAAACTGTCTGTATATGAACCCTGGAGCAATCGGTCAACAAGGATTTCATCATATGCGTACAATGCTGCTATTTGAATTGGAGCAAGGGAAAGTGAAAGATCTAAAAGTGGTGGAATTAGGAAAAAGAGGGAAATAAAAAAGGCGATCGTTAGATCGCCTTTATACCTTACGGTGAAGGTCAATTATTTTTCAAAAGACTTTTTTAATTCTTCAACGTCCACGTTTTTGATTACTGGCTTAGCGCTCAGTTGCTTGATTTTAATTACGCGAGTATTTTGAGACAATCTTTTTCTTTTCAACTTTCTCTTTAATGTAGTAACTGCCATGGTCGTATATTTTTATATGTTTTTATTCCGAAACGAAGCGCAAAATTAAGAAAACAAATCTTTTTAGCCTAGTATATTCTTGAAATAAATTCTAATTGATTTCAATTAAGGGGGCTGTTTCCCATTTTTTAAATAAATTTGAAGTCTAAATCACCAGATTAAGCATGCAAAAACCTAGTCTTCCAAAAGGAACAAGAGATTTTGGGCCAATACAAATGGCTCGAAGAAATTTTATTCTAAATACGATTAAAGACACTTTTCAGCTATTTGGATACCAACAGATTGAGACTCCTGCCATGGAGAACCTGAGTACCCTGACAGGGAAATATGGGGATGAAGGAGATCAGTTGCTTTTCAAGATTTTAAATAGCGGTGATTTTCTTAAAAAAGTCAATTCAGAGGACATTGCTTCAGGAGCAGCTGCCACTTTACCAAAAGTGGCAGAAAAGGGACTTCGATATGATTTAACAGTTCCCTTTGCGCGATTTGTGGTGATGAACAGAAATGAATTGACTTTTCCATTTAAAAGATTTCAGATTCAGCCGGTTTGGAGAGCTGACCGACCACAAAAGGGGAGATATAGGGAGTTTTACCAATGTGATGCAGATGTGGTAGGTACGGATAGCTTAGTTTGTGAGGCGGAGATTATTCTAATGATTCGTAATGTCTTTGCTAAGCTTGGACTTTCCAATTATGATATAAAAGTCAATAATCGGAAAATATTGACTGGGATTTCTGAAGCCATCGGGGAGGCAGGCAAAGAAGGGTCTCTATGTGTAGCGATAGATAAACTAGATAAGATAGGTTGGCAAAAAGTCAAAGAGGAACTAGGTGAACGAGGATTTGCTTCCCACTCTGTAGATAAATTGGAGCCTCTAGTCCAGTTGAAAACGGATCTGAAAGGGAAAATTGCCTTTTTAAAGGATTTCTTAGCGACTAGTGAAGTGGGGTTGAAAGGCGTTTCTGAATTAGAGGAAATGCTTGATATTCTTGATCAGATGGGGGCGAATTTAGAGCATGTGGATTTTGATATTATGCTAGCAAGAGGTTTGTCCTATTATACAGGAGCTATTTTTGAAGTAAAAGTGAATGGAGTTTCAATAGGCTCCGTAAGTGGCGGTGGTCGATACGATAATTTGACAGGAGTATTTGGCCTTTCCGGTGTATCTGGAGTGGGATTCTCCTTTGGTGTGGATAGACTTTATGATGTGTTGGAAGAGTTGGATTTGTTTCCAGAGGAAAGCTTAAAAGGAACCACTCTGTTGTTGACCCACTTTGACCAAAAAGGATTCCGTTATGCCTTGAACGTATTGAATCAATTCCGAAATGCAGGAATCAAAGCTGAAATTTATCCTGATGTAGTGAAAGCGAAAAAGCAATTTGATTTTGCCAATAAAAAAGGTATCCCTTTTGTTGGGATTTGTGGAGACAATGAGATTATGACTGAGACCCTTGCTTTGAAGAACTTGGAGACGGGGAATCAGGAAAATTTAAAAGTAGAAGAAGTGATTTCTTTACTTAAAGGGAATTAATCTACTTCCAAAATAGAAGAGACCGGAATCGTTAAACCACCTTTTAAAGAAATGTAATCATTTCCAACAGCCCAAACGGTGGTGTGAGTTTGATAAATGTTTCCGTCAGCTGCTTCAAACGTAAGGTATACTTTTGTTTGAAGGAGGTTTCCTAGCGTCTGAGATCTGAATAGTTTGGAAAGTCTCAACTTCTGTAAATCAGGATCAGGAAGAACTTCTTTTTTGCTGAAAAAGAGGTGTGCAATGTGCTCTTTTTCAATGGATTCTATTGGTTTCATGTAGGTTAAGATTAGATAGTATAAATACTAAAAAACCTATATAAAAGTTACATGTTTTTTAAAAAGGAAGAAACTTTAATTTACAAATGGTTATTATCGTTTTAAAATTGATTTAAATCGTTGATATCCGTCAAAAGCACAGATGCCAAAATTGAAATTGAAATAAAATTTAAAGTAGAGATAAAGAAAAAATATGTTTGATATCATGGGGATGATGGGCAAGATCAAGGAAGCCCAATCGAAAATTAAAGATGCACAGGCAAAATTAGTTCACCTTACAGCAGAAGGTGAATCCGGAGCTGGATTGGTAAAGGTTACGGTAAATGGAAATCGGAAAGTTCTGAAAATCGACATTGATGAATCTTTACTGACACCAAACGATAAAGAAATGCTGAGCGATCTAGTGGTTGCAGCAACCAATATCGCTATGGATGCCATTGAGGTAAAGATTAAAGCCGCTATGAAATCTGCGACAGATGGTGTTATCCCCAATATTCCGGGAATGGACCTTGGCGGGATGTTTGGGTAAAAGTCCAGCAAGTAGAAATTCACATCGTTCTAAGGGTCCATCCTTGCGTGATTCCATTTGACATGGAGAAAATTATAATTAACTCATCATGAAATCCTGTGCAGTAGTCATTCTCAATTACAATGGGGAGGAAATGCTTCAAAAATTTCTTCCTTCTGTAATAGAATATAGCCAATCGGATGTTTGGGTAATTGATAATTCGAGTACTGACCAATCTACTACACTTCTATCAAGAGAATTTCCCCAAGTTAATTTAATCCCATTGAAAGCAAATTTTGGGTATGCAGGGGGGTATAATTGGGGTTTAGAAGAACTAAAGGGGAAATACAAATACTACATACTGCTCAATTCAGATGTGGAGGTGACGCCAGAATGGGATTTGGACCTGGTAGCATCAGCTGACTTAAAATCTGGATATGCAGCCATACAACCTAAAATTCTTTCTTTTCAAAACCCGGATTATTTTGATTATGCCGGTGCAGGAGGAGGATTCATTGATGCTCTAGCTTATCCCTATTGTCGAGGGAGAATTTGGGAACATATTGAAAAGGATGAAGGACAATACGATGATTTTATTGATGTAGATTGGGCATCTGGCGCTTGCATGCTTGTTAATGCCAAGATATTTCATCAAATGAACGGTTTTGATGCGCATTTCTTTGCACACATGGAAGAAATTGATCTTTGTTGGAGAATGAGGAATAAAGGTTGGAAAATCGGATATGATGGAAAAACCAAAGTATATCATGTAGGAGGTGCCACTTTGGCAAGAACTAATCCCAAAAAATTATTTCTTAATATCAGAAATAGTCTTTCTATGATTTTTAAGAATGAAGGGTGGTTGAATTTTGGCTTGATTTTTCTGACAAAATTTTGCCTAGAGATGATGGCTGCTATTTCATTTTTCCTAAAGGGTGAAAAGGCAAATGCACAAGCGATTTGGAAAGGGTATAAAGAGTTTCTAATTCATAGAAACATTTCTGAGGATCAAATTGTGAAAGAAAATAAAGGGAAATCAGTTCCTGGAAAAGGGCCCGTTAAATTCTTAATATTGAATACGGGGATATTGAAGAAAAAGACTTTCCAGTCTCTTTAGTCAAACAAGATTGGATTATTACTTTTTCTGAAGTATTTCCGAATTTTCATCATCATTGCCATACTGACATAAATGATTACTGGTGATCCCATCGTGATGAAGGAGGTATAAATAAAAAATAAACGAATGCTGTCGATAGGGAAGTTTAACTTCTCACCTAATCTGGAACATACTCCAAAAGCCCTTTCTTCAAAGAATAATTTTATCTTTTCCATGGTCTTGTAGTGGTTTAGTAATTTAAATTTATAAAAAATGTTGATCCAAACTATAAAGCAAAATGTTTAATCGATTGTTTTTGAAAACAATAACTTTATTTATCATAACTTTTTTACTTACAGCCTGTGGTTCAAGAATAGTGCCTGAAAGTAATTTTTTGGAGAATTCTGAAATTACCCCTTCTAAATTAGTCTATCAAAGAGATTCTGTACACTTCAACATAAAAGGTGAAATCCCAATCATTTCAGCTTTAAGTCCTAAGAATCCCCGAGTTGAAATTGAGTTAAGGGGATCCAATCAACGAGTTAATTTGGGTGAGCTTGAGCTCCAAAAGGAATTGGGGAAATATACCTATGGAAATAATTTTACCATTCAATACCAACCTTGGATGGAAGGGGCAGTGTTGGAAGCTTTATTTTATCAAGGGAAAGATCAAAGTAGTCCCAATGAAAAGAAGATTTTGGCAAAAGGAGTGATTACAACTCCATTATTGGTAAAAGTAGGAGAAGTAAGGCCGGATGAACCGATTCCCCAGGTGGGATTATATATCCCTACGGGAAGTATGGACAAAGACTTATCCCGGTACTCAGATTTTTCTTTTTATTTTCCCGCAGGATCTTCCAAAGTAGTTGAGACGAATCAAAACCATGCGACTTTAGATAGTCTCAAGAATTTCATTTTACTATATCCCTCAATTTCAGGTATAAAGATTACAGGTATTCAATCTCCTGAAAATAGCGAAGGCAAAAACAGTAAATTGGGGATGGATCGTGCAGAGGCAACGCTGGATTATTTAAAAAAATCTAATA
It encodes:
- the ffh gene encoding signal recognition particle protein, whose translation is MFDNLSLKLDRAFKTLKGTGTITEINVATTVKEIRRALIDADVNYKVAKEVTDTIKKEALGRDVLISVSPGQLLVKITQEELTKLMGGTKVEINLSGDPSVVLISGLQGSGKTTFSGKLASLLKKQGRQVLLVACDIYRPAAIDQLKVLGEQVGVEVYAEPENKNALEIANNAIAYAKKSGKKTVIVDTAGRLAVDEQMMQEIEELKKELNPSETLFVVDSMTGQDAVNTAKTFDERLDFNGVVLTKLDGDTRGGAAISIRHVVNKPIKFISTGEKMENIDVFHPDRMAQRILGMGDVISLVERAQQSFDEEEAKRINSKIRTNSFNFDDFLSQLEQVKKMGNIKDLMGMIPGMGKAMKGLDIDDDSFKPIEAIIKSMTPLERQQPDVIDGSRRKRIANGSGRTITEVNNLMKQFSDMRKMMKQMNKMGGAKAAMSRLMPGGKR
- a CDS encoding LytR/AlgR family response regulator transcription factor; amino-acid sequence: MKLKCVAIDDEPLALDLICKFIEQTSFLQLEGRFSNGIEALGFINQNEVQLIFMDIQMPDLSGMELARVLDGKKNSDKTRIIFATAYHQFAIEGYKVEALDYLLKPYSYEEFLNAATKAFSYFEKLNSATPISSNLAESNAVPEYIFLKVEYQLVKVILKDIAYVEAYKDYVKVHLISKPNPLLSLTSLKSMEELLPSSHFMRVHRSYIVSLDHIDSVSKNVIQIGKHHIAVGDNYKEAFLEFLSKWMN
- a CDS encoding sensor histidine kinase; translated protein: MPPFSSKKNLSFIVHILGWLMLCIILILLSPLSWRMGDNELPDAFWYKQVFLIIFLIGVFYSNVSITVPRILLKGKNYQYILLVVGGAILFYFSIIYFEQFIKYPQKMHEFFNPNKPYSPRGRWLPGDVFQILLYMVSIGLSTSLALVQKWQRDEVERQDLEKQKINTELSYLKAQINPHFFFNTLNNIYSLTNLDVKKAQEALLKLSRMMRYVLYENQKDVTLLKKEVNFIQDYIELMKMRLSNNVKLNLKIEEPKDDHIIAPMLLLPFLENSFKHGISSQKECEITIRLEVMGETLFFETRNQIFPIHSDSPEAKENGIGMVNTQRRLALLYPEKHRLKFGKEESNNEYWVNLTINLA
- a CDS encoding TonB-dependent receptor domain-containing protein, yielding MKKLFYLTLIFSTITSVGIFAQSTDGDKKTPARIIGVAKDQNTGEAVPYATAALYKAGTEENIAGGVADDEGKFFITGMKPGSYTLKVSFLGFETQTVDNIQVTSPNGDVNLGDILMADEGVALEEVTVQGQRELIEERVDRTIYKAENDKTTAGGDGTDVLRRVPMLSVDLDGNVSMRGSSNITVLIDNRPSAIAASSITDALKQIPADEIKAVEVITSPSARFDAEGTSGVINIVTKKNNLQGMSLNVRTGTGLRGSDLGLNASARKGKFGFTLGGFGRAGYNVLGSFENNQVLTNPDNSISTISQSADTERTYMFGRYNFGVDYEIDKYNFLTGAVNFGIRNSKNSQDNFLTQNYLNGDLVRNALRETNSKDNSNSIDLSLNYTRTFEKKGKEISLLTLYSRDNRESSFINTLFNEDFQTIDSRLKNDNPSKNEEYTVQLDFVEPLGKDGKSILEYGAKNILRKSVSDFTYYQAEGADGEFVINPDPNISNAFNYDQNVTAGYVSYTATLFKNYTIKPGLRYEYTTINADFETEAAADIPSYGTFVPSVNLSRKMKNGNLIKAAYNRRISRPSMRYLNPNLDVSNPTQWSQGNPTLDPEYTDNYEIGYSTYFKETMLNFTGYFRNTTGSIQAVRTIQNDGVIFTTYENIGEEQAIGVNIFTNINISSKFSLNGSIETYYSMLDNGLTDPLYAASNQGFVVSGRMFGNYSLPKDWQIQLFTFARGSRVQLQGTSGGFAAYGLGINKQFNEKRGSIGFGADNFLSKEFTVRNEIVTPTIVQNSTNVMRNMNFKINFSYRIGKLSMDQRSRRKKSINNDDLKSGGDGNDMNQGGGATGVSNNK